The segment CTCCGCAAGGAGTGGGAGGACTTGGCCTTCAAGCCAGGTGAGGACGTTGATGATTTTGCTCTCCGTCTCAACACTTTGATGCGGAAAGTGGTGCAGTTTGGTGACAACACCTACAGCGAGGAGAGAGCTGTCGAGAAGCTCTTCCGCTGCGTCCCCGAGAAGTACAAGCAGATGGCTCGCTCAATCGAGTCCCTGCTAGACCTCTCCACGATGTCGATCGAGGAGGCGATAGGTCGCCTCAAGGTCGTCGACATTGACGAGCCACAACCCTCCTCGGGGCCCAAGCTCCTTCTCACCCGGGAGCAGTGGGCTGCCGGGCAAGGTGACAAGAAGAAGGGGGAGCCTTCTTCTGCAGCAGCCAGCCGCAAGCGTGGCAAGCGCGGCAAGTCACGCAAAGGCGCCCAGGCCGGGGCGCAAGGGCGTGCCAACGGAGGTGCCCGCGGAGGTGTCCAAGGCGCCGCCGCCGAAAAACCCAAGCCGGCACAAGATGACTGCTGCAGGAACTGTGGTCTTGCTGGCCATTGGGCTAAGGACTGCAGGCAGCCACGACGCGCCCAGGCCCACGTCGcgcaggcggaggaggagcagccaGCTCTGTTCATGGCACATGCTAGCGCCGAGCCATCTCCAGCAGCACCGGCTGCAGCGGCTCTTCTCCACCTCGACGAGGCCAAGGCACACGCCCTCCTCAGCAGCGGGTCCGGCGGCAGCGACAAGATCGATGGGTGGTGCCTCGACACCGGCGCCACCCACCACATGACAGGCCGGCGGGAGTTCTTCTCCGAGCTCGACTCCAACGTTCGAGGCTCCGTCAAGTTCGGGGACGCCTCCGCCGTAGAGATCAAGGGCGCCGGCTCCGTAATCTTCGTCGCCAAGAATGGTGAGCATTGGCTGCTCACCGGCGTCTACTACATCCCCGCGCTGAGGAACTCCATCATCAGCTTGGGACAGCTGGATGAGAATGGCTCGCGCGTGGAGATCAAGGACGGCGTGCTTCGCATTTGGGATCCTCGTCACCGACTTCTCGCCAAGGTGAACAGGGGGAGCAACCGCCTCTACGTCCTTCACGTACAGGTGGCGCAACCTTTTTGCCTTGCAGCTCGGCGAGACGATGAAGCCTGGCGGTGGCACGAGCGCTTTGGGCACCTCAACTTCGAGGCCCTGAAGCAGCTCGGCAACAAGGAGATGGTGCAGGGCATGCCGTGCGTCGACCACGTGGAGCAGTTCTGCGACACCTGCGTCCTCACCAAGCAGCGACGGCTGCCCTTTCCCCGCCAAGCAAGCTTCCGCGCCAAGGAGAAGCTGGAGCTCGTGCACGGCGACCTTTGCGGCCCCGTGACACCGGCTACACCTGGAGGACGACGCtacttcctcctcctcgtcgacgACGCGTCCCGCTACATGTGGGCTGTCCTCCTCGACACCAAGGGGGCAGCCGCGGACGCCATCAGGCACCACCAAGCTGCTGCGGAGAAGGAGTGCGGCCGCAAGCTTCGGGTGCTGCGCACGGACAACGGCGGCGAGTTCACGGCGGCTGAGTTCGCGGCGCACTGCGCCGACGAGGGGATCCAGCGCCACTTCACCGCGCCGTACACCCCGCAGCAGAACGGCGTCGTCGAGCGCCGCAACCAGACGGTGGTCGCCACCGCCCGCGCCCTCCTCAAGCAGAGAGGGATGCCGGCGATCTACTGGGGAGAGGCGGTGATGACCGCTATCCATCTCCTCAACCGCTCGCCCACCAAGGCGCTTGACGGCATGACGCCGTACGAGGCTTGGCACGGGCGCAAGCCGGTGGTGAGCCACCTCCGCATCTTCGGTTGTCTGGCGTTGGCCAAGGAGCTCACTCACGTCGGCAAGCTCGACGACCGCAGCACTCCAGGAGTGTTCATCGGCTATGCGGAGGGCGCCAAGGCCTACCGCATCCTCGACCCTGTGACACAGCGCGTCCGCATCTCCCGGGACGTCGTGTTCGATGAAGGGCGAGGCTGGACTTGGGACAAGGCGGTGGACGACGGCTCGGCTTCGACCCTCAGGGACTTCGTCGTCGACTACGTCCACTTGGAGGGAGCCGGGGGAGCTAGCAGCTCGTCCTCACCGAGCTCGCCCTCCTCGGCACTCAGCTCGCCATCAGCTTCGGCGAGCCCACCACCGCCTTCACCACCAACGAGTCCAACACCACCGGCTACACCACGCACTCCTGCACCGGCTCCCCACTCTcctgcaccggcaccggcaactCCAAGGTCGGCACCAGCAGCTTTGGTCCGTCAGCGTTCGGTGGAGTTCGCCACTCCACTGTCCGGCGACGAGGATCGCGTCGACGCCTACCACGACGATGAGCCTCTACGCTACCGCACCATGGACAACATCCTCGGTAACCAACGTGTCCCTGGGTTAGCGGTACACGACTTCGAGGCGGAGCTGCACCTGGCACACGAGGACGGTGAACCTCGCTCCTTCGCTGAGGCGGAGGGAGACGCGGCATGGCGTGCCGCGATGCAGCAGGAGATGGACGCGGTCGAGCAGAACCGCACTTGGGAGCTTGCTGATCTCCCTCGTGGTCACAGCGCGATCACCCTTAAGTGGGTGTTCAAGCTGAAGAGGGATGAAGCCGGTGCCATCGTCAAGCACAAGGCTCGCTTGGTGGCTCGAGGTTTCGTGCAGCAGGAGGGGGTCGACTTCGACGACGCCTTCGCCCCCGTAGCACGGATGGAGTCCGTGCGACTTCTCCTTGCGCTAGCTGCCCAGGAGGGCTGGCGTGTCCATCACATGGATGTCAAGTCGGCGTTCCTTAACGGCGATTTGAAGGAGGAGGTCTACGTGCACCAGCCGCCGGGATTTGTGATTCCCGGCAAGGAAGGCAAGGTGCTTCGTCTGCGCAAGGCCCTCTATGGCTTGCGGCAGGCACCGAGGGCGTGGAATGCCAAACTGGATTCCACAATGAAGGGGATGGGCTTCGAGCAAAGCCCGCACGAGGCGGCCATCTACCGGCGGGGCAGGGGACGAAAGGCCCTGCTGGTGGGTGTCTACGTCGATGATCTTGTGATCACCGGCACCGAGGAGGTGGAGATCGAGGCGTTCAAGGAGAAGATGAGGGCGACCTTCCAGATGAGCGACTTGGGCCCTCTCTCTTTCTACCTGGGGATCGAGGTCCACCAGGACAGCTCCGGCACCTCTCTCCGCCAGACAGCCTACGCCAAGCGCATTGTGGAGCTGGGCGGTCTCACCGGCTGCAACCCAGCCCACACTCCTATGGAGGAGAGGCTGAGGCTGAGTCGGGAGAGTACGGAGGAAGAGGTGGACGCGCCGCAGTACCGGCGCATTGTGGGCAGCCTTCGCTACCTTGTCCACACGCGATCGGACTTGGCGTTCGCCGTCGGCTACGTCAGCCGGTTCATGCAGCGACCGACGACGGAGCACCAGCAGGCCGTGAAGAGGATCCTCCGCTACGTTGCGGGCACCTCCGACTACGGTTTGCACTACCCGAGGTGCCCCGGTGCAGCACATTTCATCGGGTACAGTGACAGCGACCACGCCGGCGACATCGACACGAGCAAGAGCACCAGCGGGACGCTCTTCTTCCTCGGCAAGTGTCCGATCAGCTGGCAGTCGGTCAAGCAGCAGGTGGTGGCTCTGTCCAGCTGCGAGGCAGAATACATCGCAGCCACTACCGCTTCTACTCAGGCTCTGTGGCTGGCTCGGCTGCTTGGTGATCTCCTTGGCAGAGACGCAGAGGCAGTGGAGCTCAGGGTGGACAGCAAGTCCGCCTTGGCCTTGGCGAAGAATCCAGTCTTCCATGAGCGCAGCAAGCACATCCGGGTGAGGTACCACTTCATCAGGAGCTGCCTGGAGGAAGGGAGCGTTCGGGCCAACTACATCAACACCCAAGACCAGCTCGCCGACTTTCTGACCAAGTCCCTTGGACGAGTCAAGTTCCAGGAACTTCGCGCCAGGATCGGGATGGCTCAGATACCCCACAAGGAGCCACACAAGACTTAGGGGGAGAATGATGGATAAGTCTCTGTTGGCTGGTGGTTGTGGGCTGCAGTAGGCAGCACATGGTCCTTGTGTAGGACAGCATCCTTGACTGCTTTTAGGACAGCAGTTAGCATCTGTAGGACAGCATCTTGACTGCTTTTAGGACAGCAGTTAGCATCTGTAGGACAGCATCTTAGACTAGCATCTTGGCATATGCTGGCTGGTTAGCAGCCCTATAAATATGTATCCCCAATCCCTCAGGTTGGTATAGCATTGTGTGAGAAATAAATCCAGAAAATTGCCCCAACTCAGTGTGCTATCCTCTCAATGAGAGTAAGGATCCTGCTCACTCCTAGAGCAAGGATCCAGCGACTAACAGAAGCAACAAAGTTAATACACAGATGATACGCAACGAGGCACAACTGCTTAGTCAATTTTCACAGAGCGAATCCCATACTCGTATCCACCAAACAATCGTAACCGCTGGCAGAAGACTCCTGAGTTCTTATTTAGTCTTCAGTTCCATCAAGAAAAAAGGACATAATATACCAAACTAGTCTCAAAAAGACCCTGATGAGCTATCTCTGCCGTTACTCACGGTCACAGCTGCAGCATAACTAGGAACAGAAATGTATTTGAGCCAACTTCGATCGGCAATAAATCTAATTAATCAATTGTTTATCATCAGATCATATCATGCGCTAGCCTTCAGCTTCGCTTCCTCTCTGTCGATCTCATCAAGTGCTGCCCAGAGCTTTGGATCTTCGTAATCCTTGATGAGCAACGCGGCTCCTGCTTCCAGCAATGAGTTCTCTGGGTTCCTTGTCACTAAACCAACAACAGGCATTCCTGCTGCGACGCCTGCCCGTATACCAGAAGGAGAATCCTACACACCAAAATCTCTGATCAGTGACTACTCCTATGATACAATCATCAGATCACAAAGTTCCAGTCATAAAGCTGTGTTTGGTTTACCTCAAAGATGAAGGTGTGCTGTGCAGACACCTCAAGCTCCTTGAGGGCCTTGAGGTAAGGGTATGGCGCAGGCTTTGGCTGCTCACATTCGCCTCCAATGATAACGGCCTGGAAGAAGTCTGACAGGCCCAGAAGGGAGATCATGAGCTCCGCGTTGATCCTTGGGGCATTGGTTACTGCTGCGCGCTTGTACCCGTGGTCTTTGACCCACTGAACCACTTTCTCGAGGCCCTTTACAGGTACCAAGCGCTCTTTTGCCAAACTGAAACAAGGGACAACTAGAAACATTCAGTCCATCGTGTGTTATCGTAATGGCTAATGAACCTATCAGTTCTGTGATGTAATGCAATGATTATTAAAGGATCACATTCAGCAGCAACCGGATGCTGTAAGAAATGACAAAGCCCTCAACAACCTAGTGTAGTACTACCAAATGCTGATATCGCTTTGTGAGTAGCATGGATGTTTTTCATGTGACATGGCTCAACTTGATGTTTTTACGTGCTATATGGTACACGAATGAGTTGCTGCTGTAATAATGGATAACACTCTGATTCTCTGAATCATTTAGTTATCCTTTTTGCGAGGACTTTGAGTTAATCTTAAAAACTGAGCAAATCACAACTATGTATGTACCTTCTGTATTTCGCTTCCTTGTCATCCAGGAATTTGAGCCCCTTCTCAAGGGGCCAGTCCGGGAACAGGTTCTGGGCAGCTTCGACGTCACTCCTCCCAGCGATGTTCTTGATGAAGAACTCGTCGTCTATCGGCACACCGTTGTTGTACCCAATCTGCGAATGCCAGCCATTTGGTGAATCAAATCAAATCACATCACAGCTTGTTGGTTAAAGAAAGTAAGAAACGTAGACGCAAGAAGTGTGTAGGAAATCCATCCATTTCACCGCACCTCGAGAAGCAGCTCTTGGAAAGCGAGATGGTGGAGGGGATCCGAGTCGCACAGCGTCCCGTCGATGTCGAACAGAACCGCCTGGACGGGAACAGTCGTCGCGAGAGAGCTGCAGATCATGCCCAGCATTTGAATCATCAGCTGATcagaaacttggaacaagtgtgcatttgaatcatcagcagatcagaagcTTGAACAAGTGTGTCTGGTGCTGCAAGTTGGTAACTTGCATGGCTCGATGGTAGTCACTATTCACGCAACTCGACGGTttcagaagaagaagaggaacagTATGTAATTCAGTTCACACGAACGGCAGTATTTTATATTGACCAACCACGCACAGACTTGGAACGGGTGGGTGGTAAATCTGAAACTTTAACGAGACGAACTAGCGTTAATTGGGTGGCGTTCTGTTCACGCGACTCAGCGAATCGTcgacaaaagaaaagaaaatgaatGAGCTTTTGATACCCAACACAGATCGCCGTTGTGTTCTTTACAGAGCGTCAGAGTAATAATAACAAACAAACAAGAGGATAGTTTGTTACTCTCGCCACATGACGAAACAAAGCACGCGGATCGATGGCGACGAGAATCTAGCTAGTTGTTGTTGGAattgggaaaaaaaaaacaacagcaAAGGAAATCAAAAGGAAGGGGAGGGAGCCGTACCTGACAGTGGGACTACCGTTGGGGACGGAAGCCGCCATGGTCGATCGAAACGAAGTGGGCCGGGAAGagcaccggccggccggcgggtgCGAGAGAGACGAGCAGGCAAGAGAAATCTCTCCCGGATGGATCGAGGAGGAGGCAGCCGCGGGGATGGCCGATGCGATGGGTTTCGCGAATGTGCCGGCGTCCGCGTGCGGGGACTCCCGTGGCGCGAGCTTTATACACAGAaaatcttctcttttttttttcttacacAGATCCAGGGAATTTTGGATCTGTCCTTGTCTCCCCTGTTTCTGTGGCCCGGCCGCGTCGTCTCGCCTTGGTTGGGTTGTGGCCTTTGGTCGCCTGTCTTTTGGGCCCCACCACACGGTGACACTTGTCCATCCTTCTGCCGCAAATCACACTTGCCCATCCTTGTGTTGCAAATCGTCAGCTGAaaatgtaagtcgtttgacctgttttttttttaaaaaaaaaattgtgatTTGTGTTGCCGTGGATGGTATACGACGAGCTGAAAATGTAAGTCAGTGGTATACGCACGACGTGCACAGCTGACGATTTATTCctttttcttcttgtcctgTTTTGTTgataaatactccctccatgctAAGGTCCtacccaaaaaaaatttcatccatcccatcgaatctttagacacatgcattgaacattaaatgtagataaaaaaataaactaattacacagtttggttgaaaatcgcgagacgaatcttttaagcctagttagtccatgattagccttaagtgctacagtaacccgcatgtgctaatgacagattaattatagttaatagatttgtcttacagtttcctgacgagctatgtaatttattttttattagttcctaaaaacccctcccgacatccttccgacatatccgatgtgacacccaaaaatttttcatctccaatctaaacaggccctaaattaTATGccatttgacttttttaacttcaagtttgaccacttgtcttatttaaaaaaatatacaaacatagttaaatttaagtcattcttgcaaaacttttattaataaaccaaaccACAGCAAAAGAagtaatattttgtataaattttttAATAAGACGAATGGTTAAATTTGGTGTCAAAAGGTCAAATGTCCTATAATTTAGGATTGATTGAGTACTGTtttaaaataaatcaaatttcgAGTTTCAAgattaattaaatttatagaCAAAAAAACATTGATATTTATTATACATGGAATTAGGGTGTAGTTGGTTCTAGAGACTGCTCGCCTAGCCTAGCTTCGCCCAGCTGGCGCAAGCACCGAGGCACTCCCCACTGTTTTGGTCTCTTAAACTAGTTTTAATGGAGTTTTATTagtcatgcatattaaatatgTTGATATGACACAGTATTAAtggagagatgataagagttttatgggagtagagagagtttcatctctATAAAATTCTTCTACACtgcttttattatataaatgtgTTGCAAACTTTGTCATAAAACTTGTATTGAGGATGGCCTTAACAGTAGCAAAATGGCTCCAACGCTCAACCTTCCTCACTGGCGTTGCTTGGCTAGGCCCTACACGGCCCACGCCTTACATtgcggttttttttttttgcgtttTCATAGTTTATTTATTCTATACCATAACTTCTGTTACTCTTCACTATAAAGATAGTCAAGCTCAACATAGTTTAACTTAGCATAATTCTTTTTTTTAGCATGTACTTAGCATgattccattatctaaaaaaatgtaCTTAGCATGATTCTAATAGTTAATTTGTTTTAGGACGGAGTAAGTGTAATATAGGCTCTGTTCATAGCTGATCACGGCAGCTGCAGAATCAGTACCTCTCAAGCGTAGTATTTCCTTTTTTATTGTAGTGAACAAACTAATAGGAATAGGAATAGTCAAAGCAAAATAAACTTCACATATATATTCTTTTTGGGTTGGGCCCTATCTGTGACACATGTCAATTCATCTACCAAAAGAAATGATATCTGGctaaaggaaaaaaaaggaaaatgaaaataaaaggaCAAGGCCCAACCTCCAGCCTCAGCCGAATATGCCATAGATGTACCTGTAATGAGATCCTAAAACGCTGTCGGCAACCAGCATCAGATTCCATCGCACAAAATTAAAGAACCGCATATTCTATAGCTAGGATGACAGATTCTTTGCGACCCATACTAAGTAGTAACCATAATAAATTTGTTAAGAGCCAAACCAAGTTTAACTGCCGGTTCTAAGTCCTTCAGAGATATTCATAGGGGTAGAATTTGCATACGTGTTTTTATAGGagtgagtatatatatatatgtcataaGTGTCTGCgtataattctaaaaaaaattatgtaTCATCAGCATATGGGACACCAGTTAGCTTCCAAAGTCTAAACAAGGACTAAACCCACCACAATTTATACGAATATTGTGCCACGCCTTTATACAAATCCATCACAATTCAAGAACACCAAATCCACCTACGTGTTTTTTCCACCCCATCTGCAACATCATCCAATCTTCCTTGTGTAGAACAAACATCTATGAGGTTATCTGAATATCTAAGCACCttacaatgaccaagatccttcaTACAAACATTATGCTCAATGTGTCGCGTGTGTTGTATTTGATTCTTCAACCACTGA is part of the Sorghum bicolor cultivar BTx623 chromosome 10, Sorghum_bicolor_NCBIv3, whole genome shotgun sequence genome and harbors:
- the LOC8066886 gene encoding haloacid dehalogenase-like hydrolase domain-containing protein Sgpp, yielding MAASVPNGSPTVSSLATTVPVQAVLFDIDGTLCDSDPLHHLAFQELLLEIGYNNGVPIDDEFFIKNIAGRSDVEAAQNLFPDWPLEKGLKFLDDKEAKYRSLAKERLVPVKGLEKVVQWVKDHGYKRAAVTNAPRINAELMISLLGLSDFFQAVIIGGECEQPKPAPYPYLKALKELEVSAQHTFIFEDSPSGIRAGVAAGMPVVGLVTRNPENSLLEAGAALLIKDYEDPKLWAALDEIDREEAKLKASA